Proteins from a genomic interval of Ovis aries strain OAR_USU_Benz2616 breed Rambouillet chromosome 25, ARS-UI_Ramb_v3.0, whole genome shotgun sequence:
- the TMEM72 gene encoding transmembrane protein 72 has translation MKQQVFWMGLEYTCRLLGITTAAVLIGVGTETFLRGQFKSLAFYLLFTGAAVSVSEGAYFVAQLLSVCFQCQPGSLAYRAREKARWLGCFQRFLAYTLLSGACFLHPVLVWHVTIPGSMLIITGLAYFLLSKRKKIKAAAEVPAPPEQYTDPSSSVVSTTGSGDTEQTYTFHGALREGPGSLFIHVKSILKGARKPSALRRLDTPTELPLEPAGSLAKRQQGQLEDSVVRASPALAEGPDGGDSEPEETTSDTAPIIPPPEAPLFLSALASPGLF, from the exons TGCTGATCGGCGTGGGCACTGAGACCTTCCTCCGGGGACAGTTCAAAAGCCTGGCTTTCTACCTGCT GTTTACAGGAGCCGCCGTCTCCGTGAGCGAAGGGGCCtactttgtggctcagctgctgtCCGTCTGCTTCCA GTGTCAGCCAGGGTCCCTGGCCTACAGAGCAAGAGAGAAGGCCCGCTGGCTGGGCTGCTTCCAGAGGTTCCTGGCCTACACGCTGCTCTCGGGGGCCTGCTTCCTCCACCCCGTCCTGGTCTGGCACGTGACCATCCCAG GCTCTATGCTCATCATCACCGGTCTGGCCTACTTCCTGCTGAGCAAGCGGAAAAAGATCAAGGCTGCAGCAGAGGTGCCGGCCCCCCCGGAGCAGTACACAGACCCCTCCAGCAGCGTGGTGAGCACCACCGGCTCTGGGGACACCGAGCAGACCTACACCTTCCACGGAGCCCTCAGGGAGGGCCCTGGCTCCCTCTTCATCCACGTGAAGAGCATCCTGAAGGGGGCGAGGAAGCCCAGCGCCCTCCGGCGCCTGGACACCCCGACGGAGCTGCCTCTGGAGCCAGCTGGCTCGCTGGCCAAGAGGCAGCAGGGGCAGCTTGAGGACAGCGTGGTGAGAGCCAGCCCGGCCCTGGCTGAAGGCCCGGACGGTGGGGACAGCGAGCCGGAGGAGACCACCTCTGACACCGCCCCCATCATCCCGCCCCCGGAGGCCCCACTCTTCCTCTCTGCCCTCGCGAGCCCCGGCCTCTTCTGA